The region CTGGCCGACCTCTCGCCGGCGGCCTCGCAGCGCTGACCGCGGGGACCTCGACGTGGGGAATACCTCCCGCCGGGCGACGGTTGACCCCGACAGTCCATGCAGATGCATGGACGAGGTGAGGAGGACGGCATGAGCGGCATCCAGTTCGGGATCTTCAGCGTCGGGGACGTCACGACCGACCCGACGACCGGGCGCACCCCGACCGAGGCGGAGCGCATCAGGGCGATGACGACGATCGCGAAGCACGCCGAGGACGTCGGCCTCGACGTCTTCGCGACGGGCGAGCACCACAACGAGCCGTTCGTGCCGAGCTCGCCGACTACGCTGCTCGGCTACGTCGCGGCACAGACCTCGCGCCTCATCCTGTCGACCTCGACGACGCTCATCACCACGAACGACCCGGTGAAGATCGCCGAGGACTACGCGATGCTGCAGCACCTGTCCGACGGCCGCACCGACCTCATGCTCGGCCGCGGCAACACCGCCCCGGTCTACCCGTGGTTCGGGCAGGACGGTCGCAACGCGGTCCCGCTCACGATCGAGAACTACCAGCTGCTGCGGCAGCTGTGGGACAACCACACGGTCGACTGGGAGGGCCGCTTCCGCACCCCGCTGCACGGCTTCACCTCCACGCCACGCCCGCTCGACGGCGTCGCCCCTTCGTGTGGCACGGCTCGATCCGCACGCCGCAGGTCGCGGAGCTGGCCGCCTACTTCGGCGACGGCTTCTTCGCCAACCACATCTTCTGGCCCAAGGAGCACTTCGCGCGACTGATCGGCCTGTACCGCGAGCGCTACGAGCACTACGGCCACGGCCGCGCCGACCAGGCGATCGTCGGGCTCGGCGGGCAGGTCTTCCTGCGGAAGAACTCGCAGGACGCGGTGCGCGAGTTCCGCCCGTACTTCGACAACGCACCGGTCTACGGCCACGGACCGAGCCTCGAGGAGGTCTCGGACGCGACCCCGCTGACCGTCGGGTCCCCGCAGGAGGTCATCGACAAGACGCTGACCTTCCGCGAGACGTTCGGTGACTACCAGCGCCAGATGTTCCTGATCGACCACGCGGGCCTCCCGCTGGCGACCGTGCTCGAGCAGCTCGACCTGCTGGGGGAGCACGTGATCCCGGTCCTGCGCCGCGAGCTGGACGCGCTGCGCCCCGCCGACGTCCCCGGCGGTCCGACCCACGCCGAGCGCGTGGCGGCGAGGAGGGCGGCCGAGGCAGCGGACGCGGACGGCGAGGGAGGCAGCGACCGGACGACCGCTGACGACCTCGTCGCGGTCGCCCCGTGACCAGCCGCGCCGGCGCCACCCGTGCCTGGAGCGAGATCCTGCGCACCTCGACGCTGCTCATGCGCCGGTTCGAGCAGGCGGGGGACTTCGGCGAGCTCGCGCCCCGCGAGTACGACGTCCTGCTCTCGCTGGCGGAGTCGGACCGCGAGGAGGCACGCGTCGGGTTCCTGGCGAGCTCGTCGTCGCTCCCGCAGCCCAGCATGAGCCGCATCGTCGACCGGCTCGAGCGCCGGGGGCTGCTGTCGCGGTGCCCGACGCCGGACGACGGCCGCGGCGTCGTCGTCCGACTGACCGACGCCGGGCGCGCGATCCAGCGCGACGCCGCCCGCCGCCACGTCCGCAGCATCACGACGGCGATGGCGGCCGGCCTCGACGACGACGAGATCGCCACGCTGGCGCGCCTGCTGCGCAAGGTCCGCTCCGCCAACGGCACGAGCACCGCGGGCACCACGGGCAGCACGAGCACCACGGAAGGCAGGACGCGATGAGGCTGGTCGGACTCTCCGGCGGTGTCGGCATCCCCTCGAGCACGACGACGGTGGTGCGACTCGTCCTCGACGCGGCGGCCGCGCTGCTGCGTGACCGCGGCGTCGCCGACGTCGAGGTGACGGTCCTCGAGGTGCGCGACCTCGCCGTCGCCGCGGCGAGCGAGACCGTCGGCGGTCTGCGCGAGCCCCACCTGGACGCGGCGCTGCGCACGCTCGAGGGTGCCGACGCGCTCGTCGTGGCCTCGCCGGTGTTCCGCGGGTCGTACGCCGGGGTGTTCAAGGCGGTGCTCGACCTCCTCGAACCCGGGTCGCTGCGCGGCACGCCGACGGCGCTCGCGGCCACGTCCGGCACGGTGCGCCACACGCTCGTGACGGAGCACGCGATGCGCCCGCTGCTGTCCTACCTCGGCGCCCTCACCCTGCCCACCACGATCGTCGCGACGCCGGAGGACCTCGTCCTCGGTTCGCGACCGGTGCCGGAGCTCGCCGCCCGCGTCACGCGCAGCGCGCGCGAGCTCGCCGACGCCGTCGCTAGGATGGGGGCATGACTCGTCGGGCGCTCCTCCTTACCCAGCCGCGCTGACCCCAGCGGGCGCCTCGCTCCAGCAGCGAGCGGGCGTCGCAGCAGCGCGGCCGACCTCCCCACCTCGCGGGAGGTTTCTTTTGCCCCGACGCCACCACGAAGGAACTGTGATGACCGAGCAGACCGCGCCCACCGCCGCCACCGACACCCCGCCGTTCCGCTACACCCCGGAGCTGGCGAACACGATCGAGCTCGCGTGGCAGGAGCGGTGGGAGGCCGAGGGCACCTACGAGGCGCCGAACCCGGTCGGCGACCTCGCGCCCACCGATGGTGCCGCCGTCCCCGAGCAGTCCTTCGTCGTGATGGACATGTTCCCCTACCCCTCCGGCAAGGGTCTGCACGTCGGTCACCCGCTGGGCTACATCGCCACCGACGTCACGGGCCGCTTCGAGCGCATGCGCGGCAAGAACGTGCTGCACGCGCTGGGCTACGACGCGTTCGGCCTGCCGGCCGAGCAGTACGCCGTCCAGACCGGTCAGCACCCCGCGATCACCACGGACGAGAACATCGCCGTGATGCGCGGTCAGCTGCGCCGCCTCGGCCTGGGGCACGACCCCCGCCGCACGTTCGCGACCACCGACCCCGAGTTCGTGCGCTGGACGCAGTGGATCTTCCTGCAGATCTTCTCCTCCTGGTTCGACCCGAGCGCGACGGCGCCCGACGGCTCCGCCGGTGCCGCGCGCCCCGTGAGCGAGCTGGTCGCGGCGTTCACCTCGGGCGAGCGCGCGCTGCCCGCGCCGCACGAGGGGCGGGCGTGGGACGACCTGACCCCGCGCGAGCGCGAGGACGTCCTGGCCGGCTTCCGCCTGGCCTTCGTCGCGGACGTCCCGGTCAACTGGTGCCCCGGGCTGGGCACCGTGCTGGCCAACGAGGAGGTCACGGCCGACGGCCGCTCCGAGCGCGGCAACTTCCCCGTGTTCAAGCGCAACCTGCGCCAGTGGGTCATGCGGATCACGGCGTACGCCGACCGGCTGGTGGCCGACCTGGACGAGCTGAACTGGCCCGAGAAGGTCAAGTCGATGCAGCGGCACTGGATCGGTCGGTCGGAGGGCGCCCACGTCGACTTCGCCGTCGACGGCGCGAGCGCGCCCCTGACCGTCTTCACCACGCGCCCGGACACGCTGTTCGGCGCGACCTACGCCGTCGTGGCGCCCGAGCACCCGCTGGTGGCCGAGCTGCTGGCCGCGGACACCGCCGCGGCGTGGCCCGCCGACGTCGCGCCGTCCTGGACCGGCGGCGCCGCGACGCCGGCCGAGGCGGTGCGCGCCTACGTCGCCGCGGCCGCCGCGAAGACGCCCGAGGAGCGCCAGGCCGACGCCGGAGCCAAGACCGGGGTCTTCACCGGCGGCTGGGCGGTCAACCCTGTCGACGGCGATCGCCTGCCGATCTTCGTCGCCGACTACGTCCTCATGGGCTACGGCACCGGCGCGATCATGGCCGTCCCCGGCCACGACGAGCGCGACCACGCGTTCGCGACCGCCTACGACCTCCCGATCCGCGAGGTCGTCTCGGGCGCGCCCGACGGCGTGGCGCAGGCCGCGTGGACCGGCGACGGCACGGCCGTGAACTCGGCGAACGCCGAGATCTCGCTGGACGGGCTGCCGGTGGCCGAGGCCAAGGGTGCGATCGTCGCGTGGCTGGAGGAGCGCGGCGCGGGCCGCGGCACCACCACCTACCGCCTGCGCGACTGGCTGTTCAGCCGCCAGCGCTACTGGGGCGAGCCGTTCCCGGTCGTGTACGACGAGCAGGACGGCCGGGTCGTGCCCGTTCCCGAGGAGATGCTGCCGGTCGCGCTGCCCGAGGTCGCGGACTTCTCGCCCCGCACCTTCGACGTCGACGACGCGGACTCCGACCCCGAGTCGCCGCTCTCGCGCGCGTCCGAGTGGGCCACGGTCGAGCTCGACCTGGGCGAGGGCCTGCGCACCTACCGCCGTGACACCAACACGATGCCGAACTGGGCGGGCTCGTGCTGGTACTACCTGCGCTACCTCGACCCGCACAACTCGACCGCCGCCGTCGACCCGCGCCTGGAGGAGTACTGGGTCTCGCCGCAGCCGGGCGGCCCGCGCGGCACGACCGGCGGCGTCGACCTGTACGTCGGCGGCGTGGAGCACGCGGTGCTGCACCTGCTGTACTCGCGGTTCTGGCACAAGGTGCTGTTCGACCTGGGCGTGGTGACCTCGCGCGAGCCGTTCCACCAGCTGTTCAACCAGGGCTACATCCAGGCGTACGCCTACACCGACGCGCGCGGCGTCTACGTGCCGGCCGAGGAGGTCGTCGAGGTGGCGGGCACCGGGGGAGCGGAGCCCACCTTCACCTGGAACGGCGAGCCCGTCACGCGCGAGTACGGGAAGATGGGCAAGTCGCTGAAGAACATGGTGACGCCCGACGAGATGTACGCCTCCTACGGCGCCGACACGTTCCGCGTGTACGAGATGTCGATGGGTCCGCTGGACCAGTCGCGGGCGTGGGAGACGCGCGCCGTCGTCGGCGCCCAGCGGTTCCTGCAGCGCCTGTGGCGCACGATCGTGGACGAGACCACGGGCGAGGTCGTCGTGACGGAGGGTGCGGGCTCGGAGGAGACGCGCCGCGCCGTCGCCCGGACGATCGCGGACGTGAGCGTCGAGTACGCGGCCATGCGACCCAACACCGCGATCGCCAAGCTGATCACGCTGACCAACCACCTGACCGCCGCGCCCGAGGTGCCGCGCGAGGCCGCCGAGGCGCTGGTGCTGATGACAGCGCCGGTCGCCCCGCACATCGCGGAGGAGCTGTGGCAGCGGCTCGGGCACACCACCTCGCTGGTGCACCACGCGTTCCCCGTGGCCGACCCGGCGCTGCTCGTGGAGGACACGGTCACGTGCATCGTGCAGGTCGCGGGCAAGGTCCGGGACCGGCTCGAGGTCGACCCGTCCATCGACGCGGCCGCGCTCGAGGAGCTCGCGCTGGCGACCGACGGCGTGCAGCGCACCCTGCAGGGTGCCGCGCCGCGCAAGGTGATCGTGCGCGCGCCCAAGCTCGTCAACGTCGTGCCGTGACGCTGCGGGAGCACGCCGGTCCGGACGTCCCGGGCGTCTCGGACGATCTGCGGCGGCGCCGCTTCGCGCTCTTCGCCCTCTTCTTCGTCCCGGGCGTCGGGATCTCCTCGTGGGTCACGCGGACGCCGGCGATCCGGGACGCGCTCGAGGCGTCGACGGCGCAGATGGGCCTGGTCCTGTTCGGCCTGTCGGTCGGCTCGATGATCGGCATCCTGGCCAGCGGCCCCCTCGTGGCCCGTCTCGGCACGAGGCCCGTCATCGTCACCGGGTCGCTGTCGGTCGTGGTCAGCATGCTCGTGATCGGGTTCGGCGCGCTCGGCGGGTTGGCCGGGGTGGTCGCCGTCGGGCTCGCGCTGTTCGGCCTCGGGATGGGCGGCGGCGAGGTCGCGCTGAACGTCGAGGGCGCCGACGTCGAGCGCGGCATCGGCCGTCCGGTCCTGCCGGCGATGCACGGCTGCTTCAGCCTCGGCACGGTCGTGGGCGCCAGCCTCGGGATCGCGCTCACGGCGGGTCAGGTCTCGGTGGTGGGGCACCTCGTGGGCATCTCCGTCCTCACGCTGACGATGTTCCTGCTGGTGATCGGCCGCCTCGGACCGGGGCTGGCCCCCGCGCGGGAGCGAGCGGGCGCGGACTCCTCGGGCGCGGGCCCCGACGCCGCCGCGCATCGACCCGTGTGGCGCGACCCCACGCTCCTCCTCATCGGCGCCATCGTGCTCGCCATGGCGTTCGCCGAGGGGGCCGCGAACGACTGGCTGCCGCTCGTGATGGTCGACGGCCACGGGTTCGCCCCGGCCTGGGGGTCGGCGGTCTACGCCCTGTTCGCGGCCGCGATGACGGTGGGCCGGTTCTGCGGGTCCTGGGTCCTCGACCGGGTCTCGCGCGTGAACGTCGTCCGGCTGAGCGCGCTCGCCGGTGGGATCGGTCTCGCCCTCGTCGTGTTCGTCGACAGCCAGCCGGTCGCGGCGGCCGCCGTCGTGCTGTGGGGGCTGGGCGCCTCGCTCGGGTTCCCGCTCGCGCTCTCGGCCGCGGGGGACTCGGGCGAGAACCCTGCCGGGCGGGTCGCGCTGGTGGCCACCCTGGGCTACGTCGCGTTCCTCATCGGTCCGCCGATCCTCGGGTTCGTCGGCGAGGAGCACGGGCTGCGCGGTGCGCTGGTGGTGGTGCTCAGTCTCGTGGTGGTGGCGGGTCTGCTCGCACCGGCGGTCCGGCCGCGGGACGCCGTCGCCAGGTGACCGGCGGCTGACGGGGCGCTGACGGGCGGCTGACGGGCCGCTGACCGGTACGGTCGCCGCATGGGCATGACCTTCGCGCTGCTGGCGCTCACGGACGAGGGATCGCTCGACCTCACCCGGCCGGCACTGCCGGAGGCGGCCGATGCGGTGATCGGCGCGCTGTTCCCGCGCACGCCGTACCGCCGCGCCGGGGAGGGTGCGCTCGGCGGAGCCGGGATCCCGCCTCGTCAGGAGCCGTGGGTCGGGGTGTTCGACGGCGGTGCGCTCCTCGCGACGCGGGACGCCTTCCTCTACGACCCGAGGATCCTGCACGCCCGCTACCTCCGGTTCGAGGCGTGGCCGGACGTGCATCTGATCGCGTCGCAGTCCTCGACGAACATGTTCGCCTACGGCCGGTGGCGCGACGGCGAGCTCGTCCGCTCCGTGTCGGTCAACCCCGTCGCGGGGGTCCGCAACGTCACCGGGGTCCGCCAGGACTTCGAGGTGCCGGAGGTCCGCGTGGACACCTGGCTCGACGCGGCCAACGCGACGCTCGCGGCGGTCCTCGGGCTCACCGGCGACACGGCGACGCCCGTCCCCGGCGGCGCCGGGTGGGAC is a window of Litorihabitans aurantiacus DNA encoding:
- the leuS gene encoding leucine--tRNA ligase, coding for MTEQTAPTAATDTPPFRYTPELANTIELAWQERWEAEGTYEAPNPVGDLAPTDGAAVPEQSFVVMDMFPYPSGKGLHVGHPLGYIATDVTGRFERMRGKNVLHALGYDAFGLPAEQYAVQTGQHPAITTDENIAVMRGQLRRLGLGHDPRRTFATTDPEFVRWTQWIFLQIFSSWFDPSATAPDGSAGAARPVSELVAAFTSGERALPAPHEGRAWDDLTPREREDVLAGFRLAFVADVPVNWCPGLGTVLANEEVTADGRSERGNFPVFKRNLRQWVMRITAYADRLVADLDELNWPEKVKSMQRHWIGRSEGAHVDFAVDGASAPLTVFTTRPDTLFGATYAVVAPEHPLVAELLAADTAAAWPADVAPSWTGGAATPAEAVRAYVAAAAAKTPEERQADAGAKTGVFTGGWAVNPVDGDRLPIFVADYVLMGYGTGAIMAVPGHDERDHAFATAYDLPIREVVSGAPDGVAQAAWTGDGTAVNSANAEISLDGLPVAEAKGAIVAWLEERGAGRGTTTYRLRDWLFSRQRYWGEPFPVVYDEQDGRVVPVPEEMLPVALPEVADFSPRTFDVDDADSDPESPLSRASEWATVELDLGEGLRTYRRDTNTMPNWAGSCWYYLRYLDPHNSTAAVDPRLEEYWVSPQPGGPRGTTGGVDLYVGGVEHAVLHLLYSRFWHKVLFDLGVVTSREPFHQLFNQGYIQAYAYTDARGVYVPAEEVVEVAGTGGAEPTFTWNGEPVTREYGKMGKSLKNMVTPDEMYASYGADTFRVYEMSMGPLDQSRAWETRAVVGAQRFLQRLWRTIVDETTGEVVVTEGAGSEETRRAVARTIADVSVEYAAMRPNTAIAKLITLTNHLTAAPEVPREAAEALVLMTAPVAPHIAEELWQRLGHTTSLVHHAFPVADPALLVEDTVTCIVQVAGKVRDRLEVDPSIDAAALEELALATDGVQRTLQGAAPRKVIVRAPKLVNVVP
- a CDS encoding LLM class flavin-dependent oxidoreductase, which translates into the protein MSGIQFGIFSVGDVTTDPTTGRTPTEAERIRAMTTIAKHAEDVGLDVFATGEHHNEPFVPSSPTTLLGYVAAQTSRLILSTSTTLITTNDPVKIAEDYAMLQHLSDGRTDLMLGRGNTAPVYPWFGQDGRNAVPLTIENYQLLRQLWDNHTVDWEGRFRTPLHGFTSTPRPLDGVAPSCGTARSARRRSRSWPPTSATASSPTTSSGPRSTSRD
- a CDS encoding DUF6928 family protein, translating into MGMTFALLALTDEGSLDLTRPALPEAADAVIGALFPRTPYRRAGEGALGGAGIPPRQEPWVGVFDGGALLATRDAFLYDPRILHARYLRFEAWPDVHLIASQSSTNMFAYGRWRDGELVRSVSVNPVAGVRNVTGVRQDFEVPEVRVDTWLDAANATLAAVLGLTGDTATPVPGGAGWDEVHLQRYAR
- a CDS encoding LLM class flavin-dependent oxidoreductase, translating into MWHGSIRTPQVAELAAYFGDGFFANHIFWPKEHFARLIGLYRERYEHYGHGRADQAIVGLGGQVFLRKNSQDAVREFRPYFDNAPVYGHGPSLEEVSDATPLTVGSPQEVIDKTLTFRETFGDYQRQMFLIDHAGLPLATVLEQLDLLGEHVIPVLRRELDALRPADVPGGPTHAERVAARRAAEAADADGEGGSDRTTADDLVAVAP
- a CDS encoding NAD(P)H-dependent oxidoreductase; translated protein: MRLVGLSGGVGIPSSTTTVVRLVLDAAAALLRDRGVADVEVTVLEVRDLAVAAASETVGGLREPHLDAALRTLEGADALVVASPVFRGSYAGVFKAVLDLLEPGSLRGTPTALAATSGTVRHTLVTEHAMRPLLSYLGALTLPTTIVATPEDLVLGSRPVPELAARVTRSARELADAVARMGA
- a CDS encoding MarR family winged helix-turn-helix transcriptional regulator; its protein translation is MTSRAGATRAWSEILRTSTLLMRRFEQAGDFGELAPREYDVLLSLAESDREEARVGFLASSSSLPQPSMSRIVDRLERRGLLSRCPTPDDGRGVVVRLTDAGRAIQRDAARRHVRSITTAMAAGLDDDEIATLARLLRKVRSANGTSTAGTTGSTSTTEGRTR
- a CDS encoding MFS transporter; amino-acid sequence: MTLREHAGPDVPGVSDDLRRRRFALFALFFVPGVGISSWVTRTPAIRDALEASTAQMGLVLFGLSVGSMIGILASGPLVARLGTRPVIVTGSLSVVVSMLVIGFGALGGLAGVVAVGLALFGLGMGGGEVALNVEGADVERGIGRPVLPAMHGCFSLGTVVGASLGIALTAGQVSVVGHLVGISVLTLTMFLLVIGRLGPGLAPARERAGADSSGAGPDAAAHRPVWRDPTLLLIGAIVLAMAFAEGAANDWLPLVMVDGHGFAPAWGSAVYALFAAAMTVGRFCGSWVLDRVSRVNVVRLSALAGGIGLALVVFVDSQPVAAAAVVLWGLGASLGFPLALSAAGDSGENPAGRVALVATLGYVAFLIGPPILGFVGEEHGLRGALVVVLSLVVVAGLLAPAVRPRDAVAR